Proteins from a single region of Streptomyces sp. HUAS 15-9:
- a CDS encoding aldehyde dehydrogenase family protein translates to MADLYVDGEWREAVAGGHREIRCPADGTPVATVSEGTRADTGAAIAAARRAFDEGPWPLTPERERGALLLRTADLIERDAKEFARAESLDTGKRLVESEYDIADVVACFRYYGGIAGTSAGRVVDTGRDDALSRVTYEPVGVCGLITPWNYPLLQASWKVAPALLAGNTIVLKPSELTPSTSILLMRALHEAGLPAGVANLVLGAGAEAGAPLAEDPAVDMVSFTGGLQTGRHIMATAAATVKKVALELGGKNPNVVFADADFETAVDFALTAVFLHSGQVCSAGARLIVEDCLHDAFVDELVRRARQIRLGGPFDAEAETGALISARHRDKVEAYVAAGLAEGAVLRCGGERPDDPALANGFYYPPTVLDECRQDMSVVHEESFGPVLTVERFGDEDDAVRIANDTEYGLAGAVWTQDAGKAQRVARRLRHGTVWINDYHPYVPQAEWGGFGHSGVGRELGPTGLDEYREPKHVWQNIQPRPQHWFRG, encoded by the coding sequence GTGGCAGACCTGTATGTGGACGGAGAATGGCGCGAAGCGGTGGCGGGAGGCCACCGGGAGATCCGCTGTCCGGCGGACGGCACGCCGGTGGCGACGGTGTCCGAGGGGACCCGCGCCGACACCGGGGCCGCGATCGCCGCGGCCCGCCGGGCCTTCGACGAGGGCCCCTGGCCGCTCACCCCCGAACGTGAGCGCGGCGCACTGCTGTTGCGCACCGCCGACCTCATCGAGCGCGATGCCAAGGAGTTCGCCCGCGCCGAGTCGCTCGACACCGGCAAGCGGCTGGTGGAGAGCGAGTACGACATCGCCGACGTCGTCGCCTGCTTCCGCTACTACGGCGGCATCGCCGGCACCAGCGCCGGCCGGGTGGTCGACACCGGCCGTGACGACGCCCTGAGCCGGGTCACCTACGAGCCCGTCGGTGTCTGCGGACTGATCACCCCGTGGAACTACCCGCTGCTGCAGGCTTCCTGGAAGGTCGCCCCCGCCCTCCTCGCGGGCAACACGATCGTGCTCAAGCCCAGCGAGCTGACACCCTCCACCTCGATCCTGCTGATGCGGGCCCTGCACGAGGCCGGACTCCCGGCCGGCGTCGCCAATCTGGTGCTGGGCGCCGGAGCGGAGGCCGGCGCGCCGCTGGCCGAGGACCCGGCCGTGGACATGGTGTCGTTCACCGGAGGCCTCCAGACCGGACGGCACATCATGGCCACCGCCGCGGCCACGGTGAAGAAGGTCGCGCTGGAGCTCGGTGGCAAGAACCCGAACGTGGTCTTCGCCGACGCCGACTTCGAGACCGCCGTGGACTTCGCGCTCACCGCGGTCTTCCTGCACTCCGGACAGGTCTGCTCGGCCGGGGCCCGGCTGATCGTCGAGGACTGCCTGCACGACGCCTTCGTCGACGAACTCGTCCGCCGCGCCCGGCAGATCCGCCTCGGCGGGCCCTTCGACGCCGAGGCCGAGACCGGCGCGCTGATCTCGGCGCGGCACCGGGACAAGGTCGAGGCGTACGTCGCGGCGGGCCTCGCCGAGGGCGCCGTACTGCGCTGCGGCGGTGAACGCCCCGACGACCCCGCGCTGGCGAACGGCTTCTACTACCCCCCCACCGTCCTCGACGAGTGCCGGCAGGACATGAGTGTGGTGCACGAGGAGTCCTTCGGGCCCGTGCTCACCGTCGAGCGGTTCGGCGACGAGGACGACGCCGTCCGGATAGCCAACGACACGGAGTACGGACTCGCCGGAGCCGTCTGGACGCAGGACGCGGGCAAGGCCCAGCGGGTCGCGCGCCGGCTGCGGCACGGCACGGTGTGGATCAACGACTACCACCCCTACGTGCCGCAGGCGGAATGGGGTGGGTTCGGGCACTCGGGCGTCGGCCGGGAGCTGGGACCGACCGGTCTGGACGAGTACCGAGAGCCCAAGCACGTCTGGCAGAACATCCAACCCCGGCCGCAGCACTGGTTCCGCGGCTGA
- a CDS encoding quaternary amine ABC transporter ATP-binding protein, with product MTPAQTEVSQRRDTSKDPEDRTPVISVRRLWKVFGPKADQVPDSEELCGLTRRELMDRTGCTAAVRDVNFEVSPGEVFVVMGLSGSGKSTLVRCLTRLIEPTAGEIVFEGEDIRDADPRRLRELRRNKFSMVFQHFGLLPHRRVVDNVAFGLEIRGMGRAERTKRAMEVVELVGLAGYENSYPDQLSGGMQQRVGLARALAGDPDVLFFDEPFSALDPLIRRDMQNEVIRLHHEVGKTMVFITHDLSEALKLGDRILIMRDGKMVQCGTGDELVGAPADDYVRDFVQDVPRGDVLTLRWIMRPAEPDDALDGPELGPDVVVREATRAVLAADKPVKVVENGRLLGIVGDEEILAVVAGQEGGA from the coding sequence GTGACCCCAGCACAGACCGAGGTGTCGCAGCGGCGCGACACGTCCAAGGACCCCGAGGACCGCACCCCGGTCATCTCCGTGCGCCGGCTGTGGAAGGTGTTCGGGCCGAAGGCCGACCAGGTCCCGGACTCCGAGGAGCTGTGCGGTCTCACCCGCCGCGAGCTCATGGACCGCACCGGATGCACCGCCGCCGTGCGCGATGTGAACTTCGAGGTGTCGCCCGGTGAGGTCTTCGTCGTCATGGGTCTGTCCGGCTCCGGCAAGTCCACCCTGGTGCGCTGTCTCACCCGGCTGATCGAACCCACCGCGGGCGAGATCGTCTTCGAGGGCGAGGACATCCGCGACGCCGACCCCAGGCGGCTGCGCGAACTGCGGCGCAACAAGTTCTCCATGGTCTTCCAGCACTTCGGTCTGCTGCCCCACCGCCGGGTCGTCGACAACGTCGCCTTCGGCCTGGAGATCCGCGGCATGGGCAGGGCGGAGCGTACCAAGCGGGCCATGGAGGTCGTCGAACTGGTCGGCCTGGCCGGATACGAGAACTCCTACCCCGACCAGCTCTCCGGCGGTATGCAGCAGCGCGTCGGCCTCGCCCGCGCCCTCGCCGGCGACCCGGACGTCCTCTTCTTCGACGAGCCGTTCTCCGCGCTCGACCCGCTGATCCGCCGCGACATGCAGAACGAGGTCATCCGGCTGCACCACGAGGTCGGCAAGACCATGGTGTTCATCACCCACGACCTCTCCGAGGCCCTCAAGCTCGGCGACCGCATCCTCATCATGCGCGACGGCAAGATGGTGCAGTGCGGCACCGGCGACGAACTCGTCGGGGCCCCCGCAGACGACTACGTACGGGACTTCGTCCAGGACGTGCCACGAGGCGACGTCCTCACCCTGCGCTGGATCATGCGCCCCGCCGAGCCCGACGACGCCCTCGACGGACCCGAACTGGGCCCGGACGTCGTGGTGCGCGAGGCCACCCGCGCGGTGCTGGCCGCCGACAAGCCGGTCAAGGTCGTCGAGAACGGCCGACTGCTCGGCATCGTCGGCGACGAGGAGATCCTCGCGGTGGTCGCCGGGCAGGAAGGCGGCGCGTGA
- a CDS encoding ABC transporter substrate-binding protein, with product MARHWQAGAAGLAVLGLTLTACGGAKVGDSSSAGGSKGSDGKCGTFNLAVNPWVGYEADAAVVAYVAQHNLGCTVNKKDLKEEIAWQGFGTGEVDAILENWGHPDLMKKYIDQQKMAVDAGQTGNKGIIGWYVPPWLAKAHPDILEWKNLNKYASRFKTSESGGKGQLLDGDPSYNTNDEALTKNLKLNFKVVYAGSETALIQAFRAAEKKKQWVIGYFYEPQWFLSEVPLKKVSLPKYTTGCDADAAKVACDYPVYNLNKIVSAKFAKSGSPAYNLVKNFNWTNDDQNEVAKYIAQDKMTDEAAAKKWVEAHKDKVDAWLK from the coding sequence ATGGCAAGACACTGGCAAGCCGGGGCAGCCGGCCTGGCCGTCCTCGGCCTCACCCTCACGGCCTGCGGAGGGGCGAAGGTCGGCGACAGCTCGTCCGCGGGCGGATCGAAGGGCTCGGACGGCAAGTGCGGCACCTTCAACCTCGCCGTCAACCCGTGGGTGGGCTACGAGGCGGACGCCGCGGTCGTCGCGTACGTCGCCCAGCACAACCTCGGTTGTACGGTCAACAAGAAGGACCTCAAGGAGGAGATTGCCTGGCAGGGCTTCGGCACAGGGGAGGTCGACGCAATCCTGGAGAACTGGGGCCACCCCGACCTGATGAAGAAGTACATCGACCAGCAGAAGATGGCCGTGGACGCCGGCCAGACCGGTAACAAAGGCATCATCGGCTGGTACGTACCGCCGTGGCTGGCCAAGGCGCACCCCGACATCCTCGAGTGGAAGAACCTCAACAAGTACGCGTCGCGGTTCAAGACCTCCGAGTCGGGCGGCAAGGGTCAGCTCCTCGATGGCGACCCGTCGTACAACACCAACGACGAGGCGCTGACGAAGAACCTGAAGCTGAACTTCAAGGTGGTGTACGCGGGCAGCGAGACGGCACTCATCCAGGCCTTCCGCGCAGCCGAGAAGAAAAAGCAGTGGGTGATCGGCTACTTCTACGAGCCGCAGTGGTTCCTGTCCGAGGTTCCGTTGAAGAAGGTCTCGCTGCCGAAGTACACGACCGGCTGTGACGCCGACGCGGCGAAGGTCGCCTGCGACTATCCCGTCTACAATCTGAACAAGATCGTCAGCGCGAAGTTCGCCAAGTCGGGCAGCCCCGCCTACAACCTGGTGAAGAACTTCAACTGGACGAACGACGACCAGAACGAGGTCGCCAAGTACATCGCCCAGGACAAGATGACGGACGAGGCGGCGGCCAAGAAGTGGGTCGAGGCCCACAAGGACAAGGTCGACGCCTGGCTCAAGTAG
- a CDS encoding ABC transporter permease produces MTVAVEEPEKTEAVEPAVPAKGTRKVGRRMVIGAIFVVWLVLFAILRGKQTLSLAAADLTDLHRSINDFNDSIGASRNSNPLFLYFFNEIRLVIDNLVTFIQHLISQPVGSRPVPQIGWLGVVGLAGYASWAVGNWRVALLAVAGFTFLGLQGLWQESMDTLSLVLCAVFVALLFAIPLGVWAGLSDRFNRMITPLLDFMQTMPTFVYLAPLTLIFLIGGASATIVTVIYAAPPAIRITAHAIRSVPGTTVEAADSMGATRRQALLKVLLPMSKRTVVMGVNQTIMAALAMVTIAALIDAPGLGKTVVKALESQDVGTAFNAGLAIVVMAIVLDRVTTAASAREEAARRSENPFLKWRRQLLGAGAAVTAVLVYLSHTYLWAAEFPGDGTMGGHLAGAADTATTWAQDNLSGLTNAFRDAITYGLLNPFQSLLTDSPWWLVGAALIALGVVLGGWRAGIATAACVGLLVGTGVWSDSMTTLASTVVATVLVMVLGAVFGVWMGRSTLVDQLLRPTLDAAQVMPPFVYLVPFLALFGPTRFTAIVAAIVYAAPVAMKIIADGVRAVPETTVEAATSAGCNTWQIITKVQLPMSRSALTLATNQGLIYVLSMVVVGGLVGGGALGYDVVAGFEQGELAGKGLAAGVAIVLLGIMFDRITQAAARRTSTA; encoded by the coding sequence ATGACCGTCGCCGTGGAGGAACCCGAGAAGACAGAGGCCGTGGAACCGGCCGTGCCCGCCAAGGGCACGCGCAAGGTCGGCCGGCGCATGGTGATCGGCGCGATCTTCGTCGTCTGGCTGGTGCTCTTCGCCATCCTGCGGGGCAAGCAGACCCTGTCCCTGGCGGCGGCCGACCTGACCGATCTGCACCGGTCGATCAACGACTTCAACGACTCCATCGGTGCCAGCCGCAACTCCAATCCGCTCTTCCTGTACTTCTTCAACGAGATCCGGCTGGTCATCGACAACCTGGTGACGTTCATTCAGCACCTGATCTCCCAGCCCGTCGGCAGCCGCCCCGTCCCGCAGATCGGCTGGCTCGGTGTCGTGGGCCTCGCGGGCTACGCCTCCTGGGCCGTGGGCAACTGGAGGGTCGCGCTGCTGGCCGTGGCCGGCTTCACCTTCCTCGGGTTGCAGGGCCTGTGGCAGGAGAGCATGGACACCCTGTCCCTCGTCCTCTGCGCGGTCTTCGTGGCACTGCTGTTCGCGATCCCGCTGGGCGTGTGGGCGGGGCTGTCCGACCGGTTCAACAGGATGATCACGCCCCTGCTGGATTTCATGCAGACGATGCCGACCTTCGTCTACCTGGCACCGCTGACCCTGATCTTTCTCATCGGCGGGGCCTCGGCCACGATCGTCACCGTGATCTACGCTGCTCCACCGGCGATCCGCATCACCGCGCACGCCATCCGCTCCGTGCCGGGGACCACCGTCGAGGCGGCGGACTCGATGGGTGCGACACGGCGGCAGGCGCTGCTGAAGGTCCTGTTGCCGATGTCCAAGCGGACCGTGGTGATGGGCGTCAACCAGACCATCATGGCCGCGCTGGCCATGGTGACCATCGCGGCCTTGATCGACGCGCCCGGCCTCGGCAAGACCGTGGTCAAGGCGCTGGAGTCGCAAGATGTGGGCACGGCGTTCAACGCGGGCCTCGCCATCGTCGTCATGGCGATCGTCCTCGACCGGGTCACGACCGCGGCCAGCGCACGCGAGGAGGCCGCCCGGCGTTCGGAGAACCCCTTCCTCAAGTGGCGTCGGCAGCTGCTCGGAGCGGGTGCCGCGGTCACGGCCGTCCTCGTCTACCTGTCGCACACCTACCTGTGGGCGGCGGAGTTCCCCGGCGACGGCACCATGGGAGGCCACCTTGCCGGCGCTGCCGACACCGCGACCACCTGGGCGCAGGACAACCTGTCGGGCCTCACCAACGCCTTCCGCGACGCGATCACCTACGGCCTGCTCAACCCGTTCCAGTCGCTGCTCACCGACTCCCCGTGGTGGCTCGTCGGAGCGGCACTGATCGCGCTCGGCGTCGTGCTCGGCGGCTGGCGCGCCGGGATCGCCACGGCCGCGTGCGTGGGCCTGCTGGTCGGCACGGGCGTGTGGTCGGACAGCATGACGACGCTGGCGTCGACCGTCGTGGCGACCGTGCTGGTGATGGTGCTCGGCGCCGTCTTCGGAGTGTGGATGGGACGCAGCACGCTCGTGGACCAGCTGCTGCGACCGACGCTGGACGCGGCACAGGTCATGCCGCCGTTCGTCTATCTCGTGCCGTTCCTCGCGCTGTTCGGCCCGACACGCTTCACGGCCATCGTCGCCGCGATCGTCTACGCGGCGCCGGTCGCCATGAAGATCATCGCGGACGGGGTGCGGGCTGTGCCCGAGACCACCGTCGAGGCGGCCACGTCCGCCGGGTGCAACACCTGGCAGATCATCACCAAGGTTCAACTGCCGATGTCACGCAGTGCCCTGACGCTCGCGACCAACCAGGGCCTGATCTACGTGCTGTCGATGGTTGTGGTGGGCGGCCTGGTTGGCGGGGGCGCCCTCGGCTACGACGTTGTGGCCGGATTCGAGCAGGGAGAGCTGGCCGGCAAGGGGCTGGCAGCAGGGGTCGCCATCGTTCTGCTCGGAATCATGTTCGACCGGATCACTCAGGCAGCGGCACGACGCACCAGCACGGCTTAA